In Acidimicrobiia bacterium, the sequence CCGAGTATCCGTGACGCCTCCGAGACGACCGCCTCGATGACACGGTCCGTGTCCCACGCAGCCACGTCGGGGTTGGTGGCTCCCCCCACGATGATCTTGGCGAGATTTTTCCCTTCGGGTGCCCTGCTCGGCGCGTAGGACGACTCGAACAGTATCCCGAGTAGCTTGGTGCCGGTGTCGGGACCGACGAGGGCCCCGAACCCATCCGGCAGTGGCACGGCGTCGTCGTTCCCTCCCAGCCACACCACCGTGACCGGGGCGGTGACGGACTCATTCAAACTCGCGGCCACGCCTCCTTGGAGGATTCGGGCGGCGACGGAAGGGCTGGTCGCGATCACCACGTGCTGTGCTCGAACCCTCTCCAGCCCGTCGATCGTCACCGTGGAACCGCCTGCGGTGACGGCCGCAACCTCGAAGGACGTGCGCAGGCGGACTCCGAGCGCGGAGGCGAGCCCATCGGCTACTCCGGCCATATCGGGTACCGGGAGGTGGGGTTGGGGAGTCTCGTCCGTCCTGGTGGCTGTCCGCCTGCGCCGGAGGGCACTGCGAACGATCGATCCGGACTCCTTCTCGAGCGCGGCGAGCAGGGGGAACGACGAGCGGGCCGAGAGGCGTCGCGGGTCCCCGGCGAAGACCCCCGAGGCCGCCAGCCAGGAGACAAGGCGCCCCGTCTCGCGGCCGAAGCGCCGCTCGAGGAGGTCGGCGAGGCTTTCGTCGTCGGACCGCGGCCGCGATCGGACGACCGGCTCGAGAGCGGCGCGTGCCTTGGCCCTCCACCCCAGGATTGGTGCGAGTGCCATGCGTGGCGATCGACGCACGGCGACCAACCGTCCGCGGGCGTAGACGTAGCGATCGGACGCCACTGGCTCCGCCTTGGCGATCGCCACTCCCGCTTCCTCGAGGAGGGGACTGAGGTGGCGGTGCGGCAGGAGGAACGTCCCGGCCCCCGGCTCGAGCGTGTATCCCTCGGCGTGAATCGTGCGGGTTACCCCTCCGACGTGTCCGGCGGCTTCGAGTACCAGGATGTCATCGACGCCGCGGCGGCGCAGTTCGGTCGCAATGAGCAGACCCGAGAGGCCGCCGCCGACGATCGCAACGCGCACCTCCATCACAGGGCTCGAGAGAACGTCGGGCGGTCCGTGGACCGACGAGCGGTGTGAGCGTCGAACACCTGAGCGAGACGCCGCACGAATGGGCGGCCCTGCTCGGTGAGTCGGATCTGAAGCCCATCGACCGTGGCCAGCTCCTCGTCGACGAGCCCGCCCGCTTCGGAGAGAGCGGTGAGCTCATTGGAGAAGTAGTTCGACGCCTCCACTCCGTGTCGACGGGCGACCTCGCCGAGGTCGACACCCCAGCGGCACATGACCGCGGTGATCACCTCACGCCGCAGGAGGTCGTCGGCGGTGAGCCGGTGGCCACGCTCCACCGGGAGCTCCCCGGAGTCCACCGCCGCCAGGTACGAGGCGAGGCGTCGGTGGTTCTGTGCGTACGCGCCGTCGATGTCAGAGATCCCTGAGGTGCCGAGGGCAACCACCTCTGCCGATGCCGACGGCGTATAACCCATGAAAGTACGGCCGAGCGTGCCGGCTGCGTCGGCCACTGCGAGGTCGTCGTCGGGGAGGGCGAAGTGGTCCATGCCGATAGGTCGGTAGCCGGCGTCGACGAGGGTGTTCCTTGTCTGGGCGAATAGGCGCAACCGCGTCGACGTGTCCGGAATGAGCGTCTCGTCGATCCGCCGCTGATGCGGTCTCATCCAGGGGACGAACGCAAAGGGGTAGACGGCCAGCCGGTCCGGCCTCATGGCGAGCACGGTGTCGAGAGTCTGCCTCATGGTGGTCTCTGTCTGGCCGGGCAAGCCGTGGATGAGATCGAGGTTGATCGAGCGAAACCCCGCTGAGCGCGCGGCCGCGTAGAGCGCCGTCGTCTGCTCGGGGGTCTGATTCCGTCCGATCAGCACCTGTACCTCAGGGTCGAGATCCTGGACGCCCATCGAGAGGCGGTTGAATCCCAGCCCGACAAGCGTGTCGATGTGCTCGATCGTGGTGATCCTCGGATCCACCTCGACCGCGAGCTCGGCATCCGGAGCGATGTCGAAGCAGCGCTCGAGGGCACCGTGGAGCAGCTCCAACTCGCTCGGCTCGTAGGCCGTCGGCGTGCCGCCGCCCCAGTGCATTTGGTCGACCCGTCGCCGGCCACTGAGCCCGTTCGCAACGAGCGAGGCCTCGGCGATCACTCGATCCAGATATCCGGTGACGAGCCGTGGATTGCGGGCAACGACGACGTGGCACGCACAGAACGCGCAGCGGGCCTTGCAGAAGGGAAGATGAACGTAAAGCGACAGTGCCTCGTTCGGTCTGTCCCTCGCCGCGGCGCGTAACCGGTCTGCGTGCTCGTCGGGTCCGAAGGCGTCGGTGAAGTCGACGGCGGTCGGGTACGACGTATAGCGGGGGCCGGGGCGGTCGTGCTTCGCGAGGAGCTCGGCGGTGATCACGCCCGGATTTCCTCGACGAGGGCTGCCACGTGCTCCGGCGGGGTGGTTCGATCGATGCCGTGGCCCAGGTTGAAGACATGGCCGGGCCGGTCACCGACCGCGTCGAGGACGCGCCGGGTCTCGGTGCGGATGGTGTCGGGATCGGTGAGCAGCACCGCAGGATCCAGGTTGCCCTGAATTGCCCGGTCCTCACCGATACGCCGCCAGGCCTCATCGATGGGCAGGCGCCAGTCGACTCCGTAGGCGTCCGCCTCGGCGGCTCGCTGGCGCTCCAGCGTGTGGCCGGCCCCCGGAGCGAAGTAAATGCGCGGAGCGTCTAGGCCGTGGATGCTCAGCCGGGCGGCGGGCACGGCGAGGGCGTCGTAGGTCTCCACGTCGAGCAGCCCCGCCCAGGTGTCGAACAACTGCACTGCGTCGGCTCCCGCCTCGACCTGGAGGCCGAGGTACGCCTGCATGGCCGTTCCCAGAGCGGTGAGCGCCTCGGTGGCAGCCGGGGGATCTGCCCGGATGGCTCCGCGAAGGCTCATGAAGTCCTTCGACCCACCGCCTTCGACGAGATAGGCGAGCAGGGTGAACGGCGCTCCGGCGAATCCGAGGACCGCGGTGGTCTCGGGAACCTGCTGTCGGACGAGCCGGATGGTCTCTGCCACGAATCCGACCCGCTCGGTGTCGAGCTGACCGAGACGAGCGATCTCAGCGAGGGTGTGCGGACGGAGCCTCGGGCCCGGATCGAAGGTCATCTCGACACCCATCGCC encodes:
- the hemE gene encoding uroporphyrinogen decarboxylase — translated: MKLVRPLVEALKGRGVERTPVWVMRQAGRYLPEYRELRERYAFQEAVSTPEVAAEITLQPIRRFAMDGAVIFADIMTPLEAMGVEMTFDPGPRLRPHTLAEIARLGQLDTERVGFVAETIRLVRQQVPETTAVLGFAGAPFTLLAYLVEGGGSKDFMSLRGAIRADPPAATEALTALGTAMQAYLGLQVEAGADAVQLFDTWAGLLDVETYDALAVPAARLSIHGLDAPRIYFAPGAGHTLERQRAAEADAYGVDWRLPIDEAWRRIGEDRAIQGNLDPAVLLTDPDTIRTETRRVLDAVGDRPGHVFNLGHGIDRTTPPEHVAALVEEIRA
- the hemG gene encoding protoporphyrinogen oxidase, whose product is MEVRVAIVGGGLSGLLIATELRRRGVDDILVLEAAGHVGGVTRTIHAEGYTLEPGAGTFLLPHRHLSPLLEEAGVAIAKAEPVASDRYVYARGRLVAVRRSPRMALAPILGWRAKARAALEPVVRSRPRSDDESLADLLERRFGRETGRLVSWLAASGVFAGDPRRLSARSSFPLLAALEKESGSIVRSALRRRRTATRTDETPQPHLPVPDMAGVADGLASALGVRLRTSFEVAAVTAGGSTVTIDGLERVRAQHVVIATSPSVAARILQGGVAASLNESVTAPVTVVWLGGNDDAVPLPDGFGALVGPDTGTKLLGILFESSYAPSRAPEGKNLAKIIVGGATNPDVAAWDTDRVIEAVVSEASRILGRDLAPDFTRVVRHADGIPQYEVGHQSWVATVAAATPPGIHLAGWGYRGVGLSHLAADAVAVADRVTAP
- the hemN gene encoding oxygen-independent coproporphyrinogen III oxidase is translated as MITAELLAKHDRPGPRYTSYPTAVDFTDAFGPDEHADRLRAAARDRPNEALSLYVHLPFCKARCAFCACHVVVARNPRLVTGYLDRVIAEASLVANGLSGRRRVDQMHWGGGTPTAYEPSELELLHGALERCFDIAPDAELAVEVDPRITTIEHIDTLVGLGFNRLSMGVQDLDPEVQVLIGRNQTPEQTTALYAAARSAGFRSINLDLIHGLPGQTETTMRQTLDTVLAMRPDRLAVYPFAFVPWMRPHQRRIDETLIPDTSTRLRLFAQTRNTLVDAGYRPIGMDHFALPDDDLAVADAAGTLGRTFMGYTPSASAEVVALGTSGISDIDGAYAQNHRRLASYLAAVDSGELPVERGHRLTADDLLRREVITAVMCRWGVDLGEVARRHGVEASNYFSNELTALSEAGGLVDEELATVDGLQIRLTEQGRPFVRRLAQVFDAHTARRSTDRPTFSRAL